Proteins found in one Columba livia isolate bColLiv1 breed racing homer chromosome 11, bColLiv1.pat.W.v2, whole genome shotgun sequence genomic segment:
- the SLC24A5 gene encoding sodium/potassium/calcium exchanger 5 isoform X1 has product MRAGARRALLLLLALGAGAAAAENRTGCVLPSSEFPEGFFTPQERRDGGIVIYFIIILYMFLAVSIVCDDYFLPSLEIISECLGLSQDVAGATFMAAGSSAPELVTAFLGVFVTKGDIGISTILGSAIYNLLGICAACGLLSSVVSRLSCWPLFRDCLAYTISVAAVLAMISDNTIHWYESASLLLIYGCYILVLCFDIKINQYLMKKFSPCCTCFTKAMEANAEQQPLVGWREESGPLIHQQSRTDSGIFQDEQDYAQLSTSLHGLHEISEDHPSVFTMPEADMKRILWVLSLPIITLLYLTVPDCRRRFWRNWFMVTFLVSAAWISAITYVLVWMVTIVGETLGIPESVMGLTLLAAGTSVPDTVASVLVARKGNGDMAMSNIVGSNVFDMLCLGIPWFIKTAFMNMSGPIEVNSSGLTYTAISLVCSVVFILLAVHLNGWKIDKKLGAICLALYLVFTTLSILYELGIIGNNPTRVCGN; this is encoded by the exons ATGCGAGCGGGAGCGCGGcgggcgctgctgctgctgctggcgctgggggccggggctgcggctgcag AAAACCGGACGGGCTGTGTCCTGCCTTCTTCGGAGTTCCCTGAAGGATTTTTTACACCGCAGGAGAGaagggatggaggaattgtTATCTATTTCATAATCATACTTTACATGTTTTTGGCCGTGTCCATTGTGTGCGATGATTACTTCCTGCCTTCTCTAGAGATCATCAGTGAAT GCCTTGGCCTCTCTCAAGATGTTGCTGGAGCAACATTTATGGCGGCTGGAAGCTCTGCTCCAGAGCTTGTCACTGCTTTTCTAG GAGTCTTTGTGACAAAGGGAGATATCGGCATCAGCACCATCCTTGGATCAGCAATCTATAATCTTCTTGGTATTTGTGCAGCGTGTGGGCTGCTTTCCAGCGTG GTTTCGAGGCTATCCTGTTGGCCGCTGTTCAGAGACTGCCTGGCATATACAATCAGCGTGGCGGCGGTCCTCGCGATGATATCTGACAACACCATTCACTG GTATGAAAGTGCATCCTTACTATTGATATATGGGTGTTATATTCTGGTACTATGTTTTGACATTAAAATCAACCAATACCTCATGAAAAAGTTCAGTCCCTGCTGTACATGTTTTACAAAAGCTATGGAAGCGAACGCCGAGCAGCAGCCACTGGTtggatggagggaggagagcGGACCTCTGATTCATCAACAGTCAAGAACAGACAGCGGGATTTTTCAAGACGAGCAGGACTACGCTCAGCTTTCAACAAGCCTGCACGGGCTCCATGAAATCTCTGAAG ATCATCCCAGTGTCTTCACCATGCCCGAGGCAGATATGAAGAGAATTTTGTGGGTGTTATCCCTTCCCATTATTACACTACTCTATTTGACTGTACCAGATTGCAGAAGACGGTTTTGGAGGAACTGGTTCATGGTGACATTTTTAGTTTCAGCAGCGTGGATTTCTGCAATAACTTATGTTCTTGTATGGATGGTGACAATAGTAG GTGAAACACTGGGAATTCCAGAATCAGTAATGGGTCTGACGTTACTAGCAGCAGGAACAAGCGTACCAGATACGGTTGCAAGTGTGCTGGTGGCTCGGAAAG gaAACGGAGATATGGCTATGTCTAACATTGTGGGATCCAACGTATTCGATATGCTGTGTCTGGGAATACCCTGGTTTATAAAAACTGCCTTCATGAATATGTCAGGACCCATAGAAGTGAACAGCAGTGGTTTGACCTACACAGCCATTTCTCTCGTCTGTTCTGTCgtttttattttgctggcaGTTCACCTCAACGGCTGGAAAATAGATAAAAAACTGGGAGCAATTTGCCTTGCACTGTACTTAGTATTTACTACATTATCAATTTTATATGAACTTGGCATCATAGGGAACAATCCTACGAGGGTCTGCGGTAACTAG
- the SLC24A5 gene encoding sodium/potassium/calcium exchanger 5 isoform X2 produces the protein MFLAVSIVCDDYFLPSLEIISECLGLSQDVAGATFMAAGSSAPELVTAFLGVFVTKGDIGISTILGSAIYNLLGICAACGLLSSVVSRLSCWPLFRDCLAYTISVAAVLAMISDNTIHWYESASLLLIYGCYILVLCFDIKINQYLMKKFSPCCTCFTKAMEANAEQQPLVGWREESGPLIHQQSRTDSGIFQDEQDYAQLSTSLHGLHEISEDHPSVFTMPEADMKRILWVLSLPIITLLYLTVPDCRRRFWRNWFMVTFLVSAAWISAITYVLVWMVTIVGETLGIPESVMGLTLLAAGTSVPDTVASVLVARKGNGDMAMSNIVGSNVFDMLCLGIPWFIKTAFMNMSGPIEVNSSGLTYTAISLVCSVVFILLAVHLNGWKIDKKLGAICLALYLVFTTLSILYELGIIGNNPTRVCGN, from the exons ATGTTTTTGGCCGTGTCCATTGTGTGCGATGATTACTTCCTGCCTTCTCTAGAGATCATCAGTGAAT GCCTTGGCCTCTCTCAAGATGTTGCTGGAGCAACATTTATGGCGGCTGGAAGCTCTGCTCCAGAGCTTGTCACTGCTTTTCTAG GAGTCTTTGTGACAAAGGGAGATATCGGCATCAGCACCATCCTTGGATCAGCAATCTATAATCTTCTTGGTATTTGTGCAGCGTGTGGGCTGCTTTCCAGCGTG GTTTCGAGGCTATCCTGTTGGCCGCTGTTCAGAGACTGCCTGGCATATACAATCAGCGTGGCGGCGGTCCTCGCGATGATATCTGACAACACCATTCACTG GTATGAAAGTGCATCCTTACTATTGATATATGGGTGTTATATTCTGGTACTATGTTTTGACATTAAAATCAACCAATACCTCATGAAAAAGTTCAGTCCCTGCTGTACATGTTTTACAAAAGCTATGGAAGCGAACGCCGAGCAGCAGCCACTGGTtggatggagggaggagagcGGACCTCTGATTCATCAACAGTCAAGAACAGACAGCGGGATTTTTCAAGACGAGCAGGACTACGCTCAGCTTTCAACAAGCCTGCACGGGCTCCATGAAATCTCTGAAG ATCATCCCAGTGTCTTCACCATGCCCGAGGCAGATATGAAGAGAATTTTGTGGGTGTTATCCCTTCCCATTATTACACTACTCTATTTGACTGTACCAGATTGCAGAAGACGGTTTTGGAGGAACTGGTTCATGGTGACATTTTTAGTTTCAGCAGCGTGGATTTCTGCAATAACTTATGTTCTTGTATGGATGGTGACAATAGTAG GTGAAACACTGGGAATTCCAGAATCAGTAATGGGTCTGACGTTACTAGCAGCAGGAACAAGCGTACCAGATACGGTTGCAAGTGTGCTGGTGGCTCGGAAAG gaAACGGAGATATGGCTATGTCTAACATTGTGGGATCCAACGTATTCGATATGCTGTGTCTGGGAATACCCTGGTTTATAAAAACTGCCTTCATGAATATGTCAGGACCCATAGAAGTGAACAGCAGTGGTTTGACCTACACAGCCATTTCTCTCGTCTGTTCTGTCgtttttattttgctggcaGTTCACCTCAACGGCTGGAAAATAGATAAAAAACTGGGAGCAATTTGCCTTGCACTGTACTTAGTATTTACTACATTATCAATTTTATATGAACTTGGCATCATAGGGAACAATCCTACGAGGGTCTGCGGTAACTAG
- the MYEF2 gene encoding myelin expression factor 2, with protein sequence MAETDKPEAAAAAPQRGAEEAAAASQLPPQQQQPPPKQPPQEEATATESGGGSANGVKMDNDETAKEEKAPAKEKYAAKPKAIPSLGNKNRFHPYSKDKNAGTGEKTTINRNRVFISNIPYDMKWQAIKDLMREKVGEVTYVELFKDAEGKSRGCGVVEFKDEDFVKKALETMNKYDLSGRPLNIKEDPEGDHARRAMQRGGGQFPGGHGPDVAPGIMNLPPSILNNPNIPPEVISNLQAGRLGSTIFVANLDFKVGWKKLKEVFSIAGTVKRADIKEDKDGKSRGMGTVTFEQAIEAVQAISMFNGQFLFDRPMHVKMDDKSVPHEEFRVTDSKASQLPRGLGGIGMGLGPGGQPISATQLSMGGGMGSMGPGGMGIDGPGFGGMNRMGGGLAGFRRMEGVPNMGGFGVNRMGEMFRGGMGGNMDRDFGRSEMALNRGFGDSFGRMGGAMIGVFAGGMGAPGMGPLRSGMSGGMGGMNSMAGGMGMGMDRMSSGFDRMGPAMGGGLDRNIDIDRGFVPGPMGGGMRERLGSKGNQIFVRNLPFDLTWQKLKEKFSQCGHVMFAEIKMENGKSKGCGTVRFDSPESAEKACRMMNGIKISGREIDVRLDRNA encoded by the exons GGATAATGATGAGAcagcaaaagaagagaaagcGCCTGCGAAAGAGAAGTATGCTGCAAAACCAAAGGCAATCCCTTCTCTTGGAAATAAGAATAGATTCCACCCCTACTCTAAGGACAAGAATGCAGGCACTGGAGAGAAGACGACTATTAATCGTAATAGAGTTTTTATTAGCAACATCCCATATGACATGAAATGGCAAGCTATTAAAGATCTTATGAGAGAGAAAG TTGGTGAGGTTACATACGTGGAGCTGTTTAAGGATGCTGAAGGAAAATCAAGG GGTTGTGG TGTGGTTGAATTCAAAGATGAAGATTTTGTTAAGAAAGCATTAGAAACTATGAACAAATATGATCTTAGTGGAAGACCCCTGAATATTAAAGAG GATCCTGAAGGTGACCACGCTCGTAGGGCCATGCAGCGTGGAGGAGGGCAGTTTCCAGGAGGACATGGACCTGATGTGGCACCTGGAATAATGAATTTGCCACCTTCTATTCTCAATAATCCAAACATTCCTCCTGAGGTTATCAGTAACTTGCAAGCAGGCAGGCTTGGGTCCACTATTTTTGTTGCTAAT CTTGACTTTAAAGTTGGCTGGAAGAAGCTGAAGGAGGTGTTCAGCATTGCCGGAACTGTAAAGCGTGCAGACATCAAAGAAGATAAAGACGGCAAGAGTCGAGGAATGGGAACAGTTACCTTTGAACAAGCAATTGAAGCCGTTCAAGCAATCT CTATGTTCAATGGACAATTCTTGTTTGATAGACCCATGCATGTGAAAATG GATGACAAATCAGTTCCTCATGAAGAGTTCCGTGTTACAGACAGCAAAGCTTCACAGTTACCTC GTGGTCTTGGTGGCATTGGTATGGGACTTGGACCAGGTGGACAGCCCATCAGTGCAACCCAGTTGAGCATGGGTGGTGGAATGGGGAGCATGGGCCCAGGAG GTATGGGAATAGACGGCCCAGGATTTGGCGGGATGAATAGAATGGGAGGCG GACTTGCTGGATTTCGTCGAATGGAAGGAGTGCCTAATATGGGAGGATTTGGAGTCAACCGAATGGGAG aaatgttcCGCGGTGGAATGGGAGGAAATATGGACAGGGATTTTGGTCGTAGTGAAATGGCATTGAACCGTGGATTTGGAGATTCTTTTGGAAGGATGG gTGGTGCGATGATCGGTGTGTTTGCAGGAGGAATGGGAGCTCCTGGCATGGGCCCCTTGCGATCTGGAATGA GTGGTGGAATGGGTGGCATGAACAGTATGGCTGGAGGAATGGGAATGGGGATGGATCGGATGAGCTCGGGATTTGATCGCATGGGACCGGCTATGGGTGGAGGCCTGGACAGGAACATCGATATCGATCGTGGATTTGTGCCTGGCCCGATGGGAGGTGGCATGAGAGAGAGATTGGGCTCTAAAGGCAACCAGATATTTGTGAGAAAT CTTCCTTTTGACTTGACCTGGCAGAAGCTAAAGGAGAAATTCAGTCAGTGTG GTCATGTAAtgtttgcagaaataaaaatggagaatGGAAAATCAAAGGGCTGTGGAACAGTCAGATTTGACTCACCAGAATCTGCTGAAAAGGCCTGTAGGATGATGAACGGCATAAAAATCAGTGGCAGAGAAATTGATGTACGCTTGGATCGCAATGCATAA